In Mycoplasma feriruminatoris, the sequence ATGTTCACGTTGATTTAGAATATTGCAAAGGATTTACTGACTAGAAAATTATCAAATGTATTGATTTATTTTCATTGAACAATTTTAATATTTTGTTATAAATTCAATTACAAATTAGGTTTTTTAACACCTAATTTTTTTATTTTTTTAAAGATTTTTATAATTTATAATATCGTTTTATATAATAAAAAGCGAAAAATATTTATTTTATAAACATAAATTTCTAGGAGAAAAAAATGAAAAATAAGTATATCAGTTTACTAGCAAAAATTGGAGTTTTATTTACTGTAACATCACTTCCACTAGTTGTTATTTCATGTAAAACTTCAAGTCCTAAAAACAACAAACCTAATAATCAGCAAAATGTAGCAAATAAAATTGATATTTCAACTTTAACAAATTTAATTCAAGCAAAGAATAACTTACAAAAACAAGATATTTTACAAGCTTTACAAAAAACAAATGGACTAGATAAATTAACTGAAAACGATTTTGACATGGACATCAAAAAAGCTAATTTATTACATAATGGAACATTAGTAGTCACATCTAATAAAGATTCTAAACTTATAAAAGGAGAATTAAGCTTAGAAATTGAAAGACTAACAAAAGTTGAAAAAGTCGATACCAAATATAATGAAAATAGAACTGAAGTTCTAGTAATTGGTTATGATGAAAATGGAAAAATTTCTAAGTTTGATGCAAGAGTTAATATGGTTCCTGAAAAACTACCAGAAGAAATTATTAGTTTGGATGATGCCTTTAGAAACAATGGTTCTACTACAATTAAAAATCTTGATAAATGAGACACATCTAATATAGTAAGTATGAGATCAATGTTTGAACACGCTAAAAATTTTAACCAAGATTTATCAAATTGAAACACAGAAAATGTAACTGATATGAGTTATATGTTTTATGATGCAAGTAAATTTAATAGCAAGTTATCAAATTGAAAAACTCAAAATGTAAAACAAATGCGAAGTATGTTCCAAGAAGCCAAGGAATTTAATCAAGACATTTCTAACTGAAATACAATTAATGTTGAAAATGTGAAAAGTATGTTTCAAGATGCAACACAATTTAATAAACCACTTTCTAATTGAAATTTGAAAAATGTAAAAGTATTAGATCATATGTTTCATGGAGCTTCTGAATTTAATAGTGATATTTTCAAAATAAATAATAATATAGTAACTGATATGAGTTATATGTTTTATAAAGCTACAAAATTTAATAAGTCTTTAGATTGAAATGTTTCAAAAGTAACTAATATGAATGGTATGTTTTATGGTGCTCGTGATTTTAATCAAAATATAACTAATTGAGATGTTTCAAGCGTTAAATCTATGAAGAGTATGTTTAGTGAAACAAGTCTATTCAACCAAGATATAAAAGGTTGAAATGTAGAAAATGTAACCGACATGGAACAAATGTTTCAAAAAGCACTAAGTTTTAATAGAGATATTTCTAACTGAAATGTTAAAAAAGTAGAAAAATATGCTAACTTTAGCATACATATGAACAATGAACATAAACCTAAATTTGGGCAAAAGAAATAATTAAATTCTTAATAATAACTATAAATAAAGTTCTAATTTTTAAAACCCAATAGAACTTTACTTTTTTCTATTTTCTCCATTAAAACTCATTTAATTAACTAAATGAGTTTTTTATTAACCTATTTTAGGATTAACCTACAACTATTTTTTTAAAAAACAATTTAAGAAAGTAAATATTAAAAACCACTAATTATTAAATGATATTATACAAATAGAAAAATTAATTAGGGTAGTTATGTTATTTACAACAAACAAACAAAACAGACAAGTTGTTTTTGATTTAAAAAACCAAAAGAACCATTCATTCTACTTTATTTACATTTGTATAGGTATTTTATTTTTATTAGGCCTAGTTTCTTTAATATTTTCCACTCCTTATAAAAATGATTTGTTATTATCTAGGTTTTTTGAAAAAGCAGCAAATTACGAATTAGGTAAATGATGATCAAGAGGTACTGAATTAATTGGTGATACTCAAGTACTTATTTATTATTTAAGTTTGTTTATGTTAGCTATTGAGTGTTTTTTTGCATATAAAAAACAAAATAAATCAAGATTTTTTATTAAGCATTATTATTTAGTAAAAATAGTCTACATATTAATTTTATGTATAACAATATCATTAGCCATTCATCGTATTTATACAGTTTTTAATTTTGATAATGGGTATGGAAAATATGGAGATCTAGTTTATCAAGATAAAATAATCTATCGTCAAGTACTTACTACAATTATTGCTATTTATCAAGTTTCTATTCTAACTTTTATTTTTTATACAATACATTTTAAATGAGCAAAAAGAACTGATATTTTAACTAATAAATACTTTACTAAATCTATTAAAGTAATGATAATAGGTCCTTTTTTACTAACTGTAGTTACTCTTATAAAAGGAATGACTTCTCGCCCTTTTTATTGAAACGTAATTTTTGCTGATCTTTTAAATAAAATGACAAAAACTCATCCAGAATTTGTTAGCCATTATTTAAAACAAGAACATATTAAATTAGGTTTTTTAGCTAGTGATTTAGATTTATCAAAATACGATTTTTTAAAACTAGTAGATGCTAGTGAAATTAAAAATATGTATTTTTCAAATTCTACTCAGAACTGAGCTTGATATATATCTAATGGTTTTTTTAATCCTTCAAAACATACTTGTCAGTTTACTTATTATCAAGAATGAGCTTTTCCATCAGGTCATGCTTGTCAGACTATGGTTATTGGTTATGCTTTATATTCAATTTTTATTTCTGATAAAAAGTTAACTACTAAAAAGTTAATATGATGTTTTGTTTATTTATTATTTTTATTATCTATGAGCTTTGCATTAGTTGTAACTAGAGGTCATTGAGTAAGTGATGTTGCTTTTTCTTATGTTTTTACAATTCCTTTAATAGTAATTAGTGAAATAGTTTATAAAAAGTTAAGTGTTAAGTATTTTAAGATTTAATTGTTAATTTAAAAGTTATATTTACTATCTTGTTTTAATATTTGTTTTAAGAATAAATTTATTCTCATATAAGTATTAGAAGTTTTTTTATAAAAATAACCTTTTTTATAAAAAACTAAATATATTAATAATTTAAAAATTGATATATAAAAAATAAAACTAATATTTATAATATTTATTATTATGATAAAAACAATAAGTAAAAAAGATACGATTAGCACTGAGTTTAATCTAAAACAACAAAGAACTTTTTCTTTAAAACCTATATTTATTAGTATAGCTATTATTTATATTTTTGCTGTTATTAGTCTGATATATTCAACACCATATAAAAATGATTTTAAACTATCTCAGTTTTTTGAAAAAGGCTTAAAATTTGAAATAGTTAAGTACTGATCTATGTGGTATGAAATTATTGGAGATTCAGAAACAACTGTTATTTATTTATCTGCTTTTATGGTTTTAGTAGAAAGTTTTTTTGCTTATAAAAGTAAAGATAATAAGATTAATTTCTGATCTAAAAACAAATGAATATTAAAAGCAATTTATATCATTATAGTAGTTTGTTGAATAATACAAGTAATTATTAATTGTTTTTTAACAGTTAATAAAGATAATGGGTTTGGTGTTACTGGAGATGCTGTTTTATTAGATAGTAATATTTATCGTAATTCAGGAATGATAATCTTTAGTATTATTCATACAATTTTATTAGTTAGTATTTTTTATTGAATTCATTTTAAATTTGCAAAAAGAAATGATTTTTTAACTAACAGATATTGAATTGATAGTATAAAGATTTTAACAATAGCTATTCTTTCAACAATTACAGTTATTTTAAAAGGAATGACTTCTCGACCATTTTACTATAATGTTGTTTATAATGATCTTTTAAAAGAAGTAAAGTTAAATGGTCGTATTGATTGAGTTGAACATTATTTAAATCAAGATGTTTTTAAACATGGGTTTTTAGATCTTAAAACAAATAAATACACTGCTAATTCACCTATTGAATGACCTTGATATGTATCTAATGGATTTTTTAATCCATCAAAATATACAAATCAGTTTGATCATTGACACAAATGAGCATTTCCTTCAGGTCATACTGTAGCTACTTTAACTTTAGGATATGTTTTATATTTATTCATAACTAAAGATAATAAGTTAACTTATAAAGAATTGATTATATTAGGTGTTTATTTATTGCACTTATTTTCAATGAGTTTTTCTTTAGTAGTTAGTAGAGGTCATTGAGTAAGTGATATTGCCTTTTCTTATGTGTATTTTATTCCTATAATAGTAATTACTGAAATAGTTTATAAAAAGTTAAGTGCTAAATATTTTAATATCTAATTACTATTGACTTTAAAAGTTATGATATTTACTAGCTTATTTCTAATATTTATATTTAAGAATTAATTTATGTTCTTATATAAGTATTAGAATTTTTTTTAAAAATAACCTTTTTATAAAAAAATCTAGATATTTTAATAATTTAATGACTAATAACTAAAATATAAAACAAGTTATTTATAATATTTTAAAAGTGGTCATTATGATAAAAACAATAAGCAAAAAAGATACGATCAGCACTGAGTTTAAACTAAAACAACAAAGAACTTTTTCTTTTAAACTTATATTTATTGTTTTAGCTATTATCTATGTTTTAGCAGTTATTAGTTTGATATTTTCAACTCCATATAAATATGATTTTAAACTATCTCAGTTTTTTGAAAAAGGCTTAAAATTTGAAATAGTTAAGTACTGATCTATGTGGTATCAAATTCTTGGAGATACTGAAATAGTTGTTGTTTATTTATCAGTATTTATGATTTTGGTTGAAAGCTTTTTTGCTTATAAAACTAAAGATAATAAGCTTAATTTTTGATCTAAAAACAAATGAATTTTAAAAAGTATTTATGTTTTGATAATTATTATTTGATTAATCCAAATTACTTTAAGATGCAATTCAATAATTAATAAAGATAATGGATTTGGTGTTACTGGAGATGCTGTTTTATTAGATAGTAATATTTATCGTAATTCAGGAATGATAATCTTTAGTGCTATTCATACAGTTTTACTAATAACAGTTTTTTGTTGAATACATTTTAAACTTGCAAGAACTAAAGAATTTCTAACTGACAAATATTGAATTGATGCTTTAAAAGTTTTAATTATTGCTATTTTTTCATCAATTACAGTTATTTTAAAAGGAATGACTTCACGTCCGTTTTATTATAATGTTATTTATAATGATCTTTTAGAACAAGTAAGATTAAATAAACATAGTGATTGAGTTGACCATTATTTAAATCAAGATGTTTTTAAACATGGGTTTTTAGATATAAAAACAAATAAATATATTGCTAATTCTACTACTGATTGACCTTGGTACGTACCTAATGGATTTTTTAATCCTTCAAAATATACTAATCAATTTAGTTCTTGACAAGACTGAGCATTTCCATCTGGTCATGTTTGTATGAGTTTAGCTTTAGGTAATGTTTTATATTTATTCATAACTAAGAATAATAAGATTACTTATAAAAAGTTAATTGTATTAGGTATTTATTTATTGCATTTATTTTCAATGGGTTTTGCTTTAGTTGTTAATAGAGGACATTGAGTAAGTGATATTGCTTTTTCTTATGTATATTTTATTCCTATAATAGTTTTAGTTAATATGTATGCTAAAAGAGTTATATTAAAAATAGTAGAGTTAGTTAATAAAAAATTTAGTAAGAAAAAAGGTTGGTAAATCCAACCTTTTTATGTTAATTATTATTTTTATCATCTATTTTAAATGTATTTTCATTATATTTTTTATCAAACTTACTCATAGCATCTACTAATACATCTTCAAAATAGTCAATAACTTTTAATTCTTCTTCAATTTTTTCAGAGTGAATTACAAGCAATGGCAAATCAATATTTTTTATTCTTCTTGTAATTTTTGGTTTCTCATGAAGCCAACCTTCTTTTTCTCAATCTTTCATTGCTACAATTATGTCATTTACCTTAGTTATTGCATCTTTTGCACTAGTTTCAATATTAGTAGGTTTTTTGTTTCTAATTTCATATATAGTGTCATAAATAGCAATTGCTTCTTGAACTAAAATATTTTTCTTTTCTTTTAGATCATTAATTTTATTATTTAATTTTTTCTTTTCTTTTTCTGAATTATCAAGATTGTTTTCTAATTCACTTAATAAAACGAT encodes:
- a CDS encoding phosphatase PAP2 family protein; protein product: MLFTTNKQNRQVVFDLKNQKNHSFYFIYICIGILFLLGLVSLIFSTPYKNDLLLSRFFEKAANYELGKWWSRGTELIGDTQVLIYYLSLFMLAIECFFAYKKQNKSRFFIKHYYLVKIVYILILCITISLAIHRIYTVFNFDNGYGKYGDLVYQDKIIYRQVLTTIIAIYQVSILTFIFYTIHFKWAKRTDILTNKYFTKSIKVMIIGPFLLTVVTLIKGMTSRPFYWNVIFADLLNKMTKTHPEFVSHYLKQEHIKLGFLASDLDLSKYDFLKLVDASEIKNMYFSNSTQNWAWYISNGFFNPSKHTCQFTYYQEWAFPSGHACQTMVIGYALYSIFISDKKLTTKKLIWCFVYLLFLLSMSFALVVTRGHWVSDVAFSYVFTIPLIVISEIVYKKLSVKYFKI
- a CDS encoding BspA family leucine-rich repeat surface protein; its protein translation is MKNKYISLLAKIGVLFTVTSLPLVVISCKTSSPKNNKPNNQQNVANKIDISTLTNLIQAKNNLQKQDILQALQKTNGLDKLTENDFDMDIKKANLLHNGTLVVTSNKDSKLIKGELSLEIERLTKVEKVDTKYNENRTEVLVIGYDENGKISKFDARVNMVPEKLPEEIISLDDAFRNNGSTTIKNLDKWDTSNIVSMRSMFEHAKNFNQDLSNWNTENVTDMSYMFYDASKFNSKLSNWKTQNVKQMRSMFQEAKEFNQDISNWNTINVENVKSMFQDATQFNKPLSNWNLKNVKVLDHMFHGASEFNSDIFKINNNIVTDMSYMFYKATKFNKSLDWNVSKVTNMNGMFYGARDFNQNITNWDVSSVKSMKSMFSETSLFNQDIKGWNVENVTDMEQMFQKALSFNRDISNWNVKKVEKYANFSIHMNNEHKPKFGQKK
- a CDS encoding phosphatase PAP2 family protein: MIKTISKKDTISTEFKLKQQRTFSFKLIFIVLAIIYVLAVISLIFSTPYKYDFKLSQFFEKGLKFEIVKYWSMWYQILGDTEIVVVYLSVFMILVESFFAYKTKDNKLNFWSKNKWILKSIYVLIIIIWLIQITLRCNSIINKDNGFGVTGDAVLLDSNIYRNSGMIIFSAIHTVLLITVFCWIHFKLARTKEFLTDKYWIDALKVLIIAIFSSITVILKGMTSRPFYYNVIYNDLLEQVRLNKHSDWVDHYLNQDVFKHGFLDIKTNKYIANSTTDWPWYVPNGFFNPSKYTNQFSSWQDWAFPSGHVCMSLALGNVLYLFITKNNKITYKKLIVLGIYLLHLFSMGFALVVNRGHWVSDIAFSYVYFIPIIVLVNMYAKRVILKIVELVNKKFSKKKGW
- a CDS encoding phosphatase PAP2 family protein, whose product is MIKTISKKDTISTEFNLKQQRTFSLKPIFISIAIIYIFAVISLIYSTPYKNDFKLSQFFEKGLKFEIVKYWSMWYEIIGDSETTVIYLSAFMVLVESFFAYKSKDNKINFWSKNKWILKAIYIIIVVCWIIQVIINCFLTVNKDNGFGVTGDAVLLDSNIYRNSGMIIFSIIHTILLVSIFYWIHFKFAKRNDFLTNRYWIDSIKILTIAILSTITVILKGMTSRPFYYNVVYNDLLKEVKLNGRIDWVEHYLNQDVFKHGFLDLKTNKYTANSPIEWPWYVSNGFFNPSKYTNQFDHWHKWAFPSGHTVATLTLGYVLYLFITKDNKLTYKELIILGVYLLHLFSMSFSLVVSRGHWVSDIAFSYVYFIPIIVITEIVYKKLSAKYFNI